One window of the Camelus dromedarius isolate mCamDro1 chromosome 15, mCamDro1.pat, whole genome shotgun sequence genome contains the following:
- the LOC135318464 gene encoding uncharacterized protein LOC135318464 isoform X3 codes for MSCDPVDAQHPPAEETDCLRYIKGEDTYYPHGAQVGLGVCCLYSRWARVALGIPVPEFLQYTRCLFPNLQNWNDVNHPAVHSMVHPHLELSGSKSISEGTYLKRNGIPDSEGQRKHQPGLEKENSISEPVLGDLTEITLVAQASDREHVPSCSQPQTSTDASYTGKDPGLGGRWPPEIRQMLDSSLTTGSGQDVLRGRRQPPRQRRRGLSLASRSICSHLNICCPSFTGRPSSVYPSPGRWAQCMQPKVWALPWGGAELSSSSLSLFFSKVVTGPNS; via the exons atgtcctgtgacccagtagatgctcagcac cctccagctgaagaaacagattgccttaggtacatcaaaggtgaggacacctactatccccatggagcccaggtggggctgggagtctgctgtttgtacagccggtgggctcgtgttgctttgggcatccctgtgcctgaattcctgcagtacactcggtg cctgtttcctaatctgcaaaactggaatgatgttaaccatcccgcag tgcattccatggtgcatcctcacctagaattgagtggaagcaagtccatctcagaagggacatacctGAAGAGGAATGGcattccagactctgaagggcagagaaagcaccagcctgggttagagaaag agaacagcatctctgagcccgtcctgggtgacctcacagagatcaccctagtggcccaggctagtgaccgggaacatgtaccttcctgcagccaaccccagacgtccactgatgcctcatatactggcaaagat cctggcctgggggggcgatggccgccggagattcgccagatgttggactccag cttaaccaccggaagtgggcaggatgtgctgagggggcggaggcagccgccaaggcagcgacggagggggctgtccctggccagccggtcaatttgttcccatctcaacatTTGCTGTCCCAGTTTCACAGGACGCCCTTCTTcagtttatccttctcctgggaggtgggctcagtgcatgcagcccaaggtctgggctctcccctggggaggggcagaactctcttcttcttctttgtctttattcttcagcaaagtggttactggccccaattcttaa
- the LOC135318464 gene encoding uncharacterized protein LOC135318464 isoform X5, translated as MLSTLQLKKQIALGTSKVRTPTIPMEPRWGWESAVCTAGGLVLLWASLCLNSCSTLGVHSMVHPHLELSGSKSISEGTYLKRNGIPDSEGQRKHQPGLEKENSISEPVLGDLTEITLVAQASDREHVPSCSQPQTSTDASYTGKDPGLGGRWPPEIRQMLDSSLTTGSGQDVLRGRRQPPRQRRRGLSLASRSICSHLNICCPSFTGRPSSVYPSPGRWAQCMQPKVWALPWGGAELSSSSLSLFFSKVVTGPNS; from the exons atgctcagcac cctccagctgaagaaacagattgccttaggtacatcaaaggtgaggacacctactatccccatggagcccaggtggggctgggagtctgctgtttgtacagccggtgggctcgtgttgctttgggcatccctgtgcctgaattcctgcagtacactcggtg tgcattccatggtgcatcctcacctagaattgagtggaagcaagtccatctcagaagggacatacctGAAGAGGAATGGcattccagactctgaagggcagagaaagcaccagcctgggttagagaaag agaacagcatctctgagcccgtcctgggtgacctcacagagatcaccctagtggcccaggctagtgaccgggaacatgtaccttcctgcagccaaccccagacgtccactgatgcctcatatactggcaaagat cctggcctgggggggcgatggccgccggagattcgccagatgttggactccag cttaaccaccggaagtgggcaggatgtgctgagggggcggaggcagccgccaaggcagcgacggagggggctgtccctggccagccggtcaatttgttcccatctcaacatTTGCTGTCCCAGTTTCACAGGACGCCCTTCTTcagtttatccttctcctgggaggtgggctcagtgcatgcagcccaaggtctgggctctcccctggggaggggcagaactctcttcttcttctttgtctttattcttcagcaaagtggttactggccccaattcttaa
- the LOC135318464 gene encoding uncharacterized protein LOC135318464 isoform X6 gives MSVTTLSLLHLLLQIEQDPGGSTKPVPSAILCVMSCDPVDAQHPPAEETDCLRYIKVHSMVHPHLELSGSKSISEGTYLKRNGIPDSEGQRKHQPGLEKENSISEPVLGDLTEITLVAQASDREHVPSCSQPQTSTDASYTGKDPGLGGRWPPEIRQMLDSSLTTGSGQDVLRGRRQPPRQRRRGLSLASRSICSHLNICCPSFTGRPSSVYPSPGRWAQCMQPKVWALPWGGAELSSSSLSLFFSKVVTGPNS, from the exons atgtctgtgactaCACTCTCGCTGctccacctcttattacag attgaacaggatccagggggaagtaccaagcctgtcccatcggccatcctgtgtgtcatgtcctgtgacccagtagatgctcagcac cctccagctgaagaaacagattgccttaggtacatcaaag tgcattccatggtgcatcctcacctagaattgagtggaagcaagtccatctcagaagggacatacctGAAGAGGAATGGcattccagactctgaagggcagagaaagcaccagcctgggttagagaaag agaacagcatctctgagcccgtcctgggtgacctcacagagatcaccctagtggcccaggctagtgaccgggaacatgtaccttcctgcagccaaccccagacgtccactgatgcctcatatactggcaaagat cctggcctgggggggcgatggccgccggagattcgccagatgttggactccag cttaaccaccggaagtgggcaggatgtgctgagggggcggaggcagccgccaaggcagcgacggagggggctgtccctggccagccggtcaatttgttcccatctcaacatTTGCTGTCCCAGTTTCACAGGACGCCCTTCTTcagtttatccttctcctgggaggtgggctcagtgcatgcagcccaaggtctgggctctcccctggggaggggcagaactctcttcttcttctttgtctttattcttcagcaaagtggttactggccccaattcttaa
- the LOC135318464 gene encoding uncharacterized protein LOC135318464 isoform X10 yields MYLPAANPRRPLMPHILAKILAWGGDGRRRFARCWTPGAASAAVEAGRRSPGELGPGRRRRRRRLGVGVRSRELLHFFSPPRPGLGATSAARDLPEVRLQLNHRKWAGCAEGAEAAAKAATEGAVPGQPVNLFPSQHLLSQFHRTPFFSLSFSWEVGSVHAAQGDILGYCVPDCWHTHPCSQTSFKLG; encoded by the exons atgtaccttcctgcagccaaccccagacgtccactgatgcctcatatactggcaaagat cctggcctgggggggcgatggccgccggagattcgccagatgttggactccag gggcggcttctgctgccgtagaggcgggacgccggtctccaggtgagcttggtcctgggaggcggcggcggcggcggcggctgggggttggggtccgttccagggagctgctccatttcttctctcccccgcggcctggcctgggggcgacctctgccgccagagatttgcctgaggtccgactccag cttaaccaccggaagtgggcaggatgtgctgagggggcggaggcagccgccaaggcagcgacggagggggctgtccctggccagccggtcaatttgttcccatctcaacatTTGCTGTCCCAGTTTCACAGGACGCCCTTCTTcagtttatccttctcctgggaggtgggctcagtgcatgcagcccaag gtgacattttaggttattgcgtcccagattgctggcacactcatccctgttctcaaacatcttttaaacttgggtga
- the LOC135318464 gene encoding uncharacterized protein LOC135318464 isoform X4 has translation MSVTTLSLLHLLLQIEQDPGGSTKPVPSAILCVMSCDPVDAQHPPAEETDCLRYIKGEDTYYPHGAQVGLGVCCLYSRWARVALGIPVPEFLQYTRCLFPNLQNWNDVNHPAVHSMVHPHLELSGSKSISEGTYLKRNGIPDSEGQRKHQPGLEKENSISEPVLGDLTEITLVAQASDREHVPSCSQPQTSTDASYTGKDPGLGGRWPPEIRQMLDSSLTTGSGQDVLRGRRQPPRQRRRGLSLASRSICSHLNICCPSFTGRPSSVYPSPGR, from the exons atgtctgtgactaCACTCTCGCTGctccacctcttattacag attgaacaggatccagggggaagtaccaagcctgtcccatcggccatcctgtgtgtcatgtcctgtgacccagtagatgctcagcac cctccagctgaagaaacagattgccttaggtacatcaaaggtgaggacacctactatccccatggagcccaggtggggctgggagtctgctgtttgtacagccggtgggctcgtgttgctttgggcatccctgtgcctgaattcctgcagtacactcggtg cctgtttcctaatctgcaaaactggaatgatgttaaccatcccgcag tgcattccatggtgcatcctcacctagaattgagtggaagcaagtccatctcagaagggacatacctGAAGAGGAATGGcattccagactctgaagggcagagaaagcaccagcctgggttagagaaag agaacagcatctctgagcccgtcctgggtgacctcacagagatcaccctagtggcccaggctagtgaccgggaacatgtaccttcctgcagccaaccccagacgtccactgatgcctcatatactggcaaagat cctggcctgggggggcgatggccgccggagattcgccagatgttggactccag cttaaccaccggaagtgggcaggatgtgctgagggggcggaggcagccgccaaggcagcgacggagggggctgtccctggccagccggtcaatttgttcccatctcaacatTTGCTGTCCCAGTTTCACAGGACGCCCTTCTTcagtttatccttctcctgggag gtga
- the LOC135318464 gene encoding uncharacterized protein LOC135318464 isoform X1, giving the protein MSVTTLSLLHLLLQIEQDPGGSTKPVPSAILCVMSCDPVDAQHPPAEETDCLRYIKGEDTYYPHGAQVGLGVCCLYSRWARVALGIPVPEFLQYTRCLFPNLQNWNDVNHPAVHSMVHPHLELSGSKSISEGTYLKRNGIPDSEGQRKHQPGLEKENSISEPVLGDLTEITLVAQASDREHVPSCSQPQTSTDASYTGKDPGLGGRWPPEIRQMLDSSLTTGSGQDVLRGRRQPPRQRRRGLSLASRSICSHLNICCPSFTGRPSSVYPSPGRWAQCMQPKVWALPWGGAELSSSSLSLFFSKVVTGPNS; this is encoded by the exons atgtctgtgactaCACTCTCGCTGctccacctcttattacag attgaacaggatccagggggaagtaccaagcctgtcccatcggccatcctgtgtgtcatgtcctgtgacccagtagatgctcagcac cctccagctgaagaaacagattgccttaggtacatcaaaggtgaggacacctactatccccatggagcccaggtggggctgggagtctgctgtttgtacagccggtgggctcgtgttgctttgggcatccctgtgcctgaattcctgcagtacactcggtg cctgtttcctaatctgcaaaactggaatgatgttaaccatcccgcag tgcattccatggtgcatcctcacctagaattgagtggaagcaagtccatctcagaagggacatacctGAAGAGGAATGGcattccagactctgaagggcagagaaagcaccagcctgggttagagaaag agaacagcatctctgagcccgtcctgggtgacctcacagagatcaccctagtggcccaggctagtgaccgggaacatgtaccttcctgcagccaaccccagacgtccactgatgcctcatatactggcaaagat cctggcctgggggggcgatggccgccggagattcgccagatgttggactccag cttaaccaccggaagtgggcaggatgtgctgagggggcggaggcagccgccaaggcagcgacggagggggctgtccctggccagccggtcaatttgttcccatctcaacatTTGCTGTCCCAGTTTCACAGGACGCCCTTCTTcagtttatccttctcctgggaggtgggctcagtgcatgcagcccaaggtctgggctctcccctggggaggggcagaactctcttcttcttctttgtctttattcttcagcaaagtggttactggccccaattcttaa
- the LOC135318464 gene encoding uncharacterized protein LOC135318464 isoform X9 — protein sequence MSVTTLSLLHLLLQIEQDPGGSTKPVPSAILCVMSCDPVDAQHPPAEETDCLRYIKGEDTYYPHGAQVGLGVCCLYSRWARVALGIPVPEFLQYTRCLFPNLQNWNDVNHPAVHSMVHPHLELSGSKSISEGTYLKRNGIPDSEGQRKHQPGLEKENSISEPVLGDLTEITLVAQASDREHVPSCSQPQTSTDASYTGKDPGLGGRWPPEIRQMLDSR from the exons atgtctgtgactaCACTCTCGCTGctccacctcttattacag attgaacaggatccagggggaagtaccaagcctgtcccatcggccatcctgtgtgtcatgtcctgtgacccagtagatgctcagcac cctccagctgaagaaacagattgccttaggtacatcaaaggtgaggacacctactatccccatggagcccaggtggggctgggagtctgctgtttgtacagccggtgggctcgtgttgctttgggcatccctgtgcctgaattcctgcagtacactcggtg cctgtttcctaatctgcaaaactggaatgatgttaaccatcccgcag tgcattccatggtgcatcctcacctagaattgagtggaagcaagtccatctcagaagggacatacctGAAGAGGAATGGcattccagactctgaagggcagagaaagcaccagcctgggttagagaaag agaacagcatctctgagcccgtcctgggtgacctcacagagatcaccctagtggcccaggctagtgaccgggaacatgtaccttcctgcagccaaccccagacgtccactgatgcctcatatactggcaaagat cctggcctgggggggcgatggccgccggagattcgccagatgttggactccag gtga
- the LOC135318464 gene encoding uncharacterized protein LOC135318464 isoform X2 — MSVTTLSLLHLLLQIEQDPGGSTKPVPSAILCVMSCDPVDAQHPPAEETDCLRYIKGEDTYYPHGAQVGLGVCCLYSRWARVALGIPVPEFLQYTRCLFPNLQNWNDVNHPAVHSMVHPHLELSGSKSISEGTYLKRNGIPDSEGQRKHQPGLEKENSISEPVLGDLTEITLVAQASDREHVPSCSQPQTSTDASYTGKDPGLGGRWPPEIRQMLDSSLTTGSGQDVLRGRRQPPRQRRRGLSLASRSICSHLNICCPSFTGRPSSVYPSPGRWAQCMQPKVTF; from the exons atgtctgtgactaCACTCTCGCTGctccacctcttattacag attgaacaggatccagggggaagtaccaagcctgtcccatcggccatcctgtgtgtcatgtcctgtgacccagtagatgctcagcac cctccagctgaagaaacagattgccttaggtacatcaaaggtgaggacacctactatccccatggagcccaggtggggctgggagtctgctgtttgtacagccggtgggctcgtgttgctttgggcatccctgtgcctgaattcctgcagtacactcggtg cctgtttcctaatctgcaaaactggaatgatgttaaccatcccgcag tgcattccatggtgcatcctcacctagaattgagtggaagcaagtccatctcagaagggacatacctGAAGAGGAATGGcattccagactctgaagggcagagaaagcaccagcctgggttagagaaag agaacagcatctctgagcccgtcctgggtgacctcacagagatcaccctagtggcccaggctagtgaccgggaacatgtaccttcctgcagccaaccccagacgtccactgatgcctcatatactggcaaagat cctggcctgggggggcgatggccgccggagattcgccagatgttggactccag cttaaccaccggaagtgggcaggatgtgctgagggggcggaggcagccgccaaggcagcgacggagggggctgtccctggccagccggtcaatttgttcccatctcaacatTTGCTGTCCCAGTTTCACAGGACGCCCTTCTTcagtttatccttctcctgggaggtgggctcagtgcatgcagcccaag gtgacattttag
- the LOC135323035 gene encoding GDP-fucose protein O-fucosyltransferase 2-like isoform X3, whose amino-acid sequence MGWLISLVYLQGNFSSIQMLVPSVNLRNKTQGYLLCDFNPPEGFNLRRNVCIHIALLLKTLLKMEEPVLVQFPWGHLYHWQSPDPWSDSFDLPSLNRNIPDIEYEQFIAGL is encoded by the exons atggggtggcttatcagtcttgtttatctgcagggaaatttcagttccatccagatgttggttccttcagtcaacctcaggaataagacacaagg gtaccttctgtgtgacttcaaccctccagagggcttcaacctccgtaggaacgtctgcatccacattgccttactcctgaagaccctgctgaagatggaagAGCCGGTACTGGTGCAattcccttggggccacctctaccactggcagagccccgatccctggtccgactcctttgacctcccaagtctcaacagaaacatccctgacattgagtacgagcagttcattgcag gcctctga
- the LOC135323035 gene encoding GDP-fucose protein O-fucosyltransferase 2-like isoform X2 encodes MGWLISLVYLQGNFSSIQMLVPSVNLRNKTQGYLLCDFNPPEGFNLRRNVCIHIALLLKTLLKMEEPVLVQFPWGHLYHWQSPDPWSDSFDLPSLNRNIPDIEYEQFIAGFTW; translated from the exons atggggtggcttatcagtcttgtttatctgcagggaaatttcagttccatccagatgttggttccttcagtcaacctcaggaataagacacaagg gtaccttctgtgtgacttcaaccctccagagggcttcaacctccgtaggaacgtctgcatccacattgccttactcctgaagaccctgctgaagatggaagAGCCGGTACTGGTGCAattcccttggggccacctctaccactggcagagccccgatccctggtccgactcctttgacctcccaagtctcaacagaaacatccctgacattgagtacgagcagttcattgcag ggttcacttggtga
- the LOC135323035 gene encoding GDP-fucose protein O-fucosyltransferase 2-like isoform X1, translated as MGWLISLVYLQGNFSSIQMLVPSVNLRNKTQGYLLCDFNPPEGFNLRRNVCIHIALLLKTLLKMEEPVLVQFPWGHLYHWQSPDPWSDSFDLPSLNRNIPDIEYEQFIAGTLCS; from the exons atggggtggcttatcagtcttgtttatctgcagggaaatttcagttccatccagatgttggttccttcagtcaacctcaggaataagacacaagg gtaccttctgtgtgacttcaaccctccagagggcttcaacctccgtaggaacgtctgcatccacattgccttactcctgaagaccctgctgaagatggaagAGCCGGTACTGGTGCAattcccttggggccacctctaccactggcagagccccgatccctggtccgactcctttgacctcccaagtctcaacagaaacatccctgacattgagtacgagcagttcattgcag gaacgctgtgttcatga
- the LOC135318464 gene encoding uncharacterized protein LOC135318464 isoform X7: MSVTTLSLLHLLLQIEQDPGGSTKPVPSAILCVMSCDPVDAQHPPAEETDCLRYIKGEDTYYPHGAQVGLGVCCLYSRWARVALGIPVPEFLQYTRCLFPNLQNWNDVNHPAVHSMVHPHLELSGSKSISEGTYLKRNGIPDSEGQRKHQPGLEKENSISEPVLGDLTEITLVAQASDREHVPSCSQPQTSTDASYTGKDPGLGGRWPPEIRQMLDSRGGFCCRRGGTPVSR; this comes from the exons atgtctgtgactaCACTCTCGCTGctccacctcttattacag attgaacaggatccagggggaagtaccaagcctgtcccatcggccatcctgtgtgtcatgtcctgtgacccagtagatgctcagcac cctccagctgaagaaacagattgccttaggtacatcaaaggtgaggacacctactatccccatggagcccaggtggggctgggagtctgctgtttgtacagccggtgggctcgtgttgctttgggcatccctgtgcctgaattcctgcagtacactcggtg cctgtttcctaatctgcaaaactggaatgatgttaaccatcccgcag tgcattccatggtgcatcctcacctagaattgagtggaagcaagtccatctcagaagggacatacctGAAGAGGAATGGcattccagactctgaagggcagagaaagcaccagcctgggttagagaaag agaacagcatctctgagcccgtcctgggtgacctcacagagatcaccctagtggcccaggctagtgaccgggaacatgtaccttcctgcagccaaccccagacgtccactgatgcctcatatactggcaaagat cctggcctgggggggcgatggccgccggagattcgccagatgttggactccag gggcggcttctgctgccgtagaggcgggacgccggtctccaggtga
- the LOC135318464 gene encoding uncharacterized protein LOC135318464 isoform X8 — MSVTTLSLLHLLLQIEQDPGGSTKPVPSAILCVMSCDPVDAQHPPAEETDCLRYIKGEDTYYPHGAQVGLGVCCLYSRWARVALGIPVPEFLQYTRCLFPNLQNWNDVNHPAVHSMVHPHLELSGSKSISEGTYLKRNGIPDSEGQRKHQPGLEKENSISEPVLGDLTEITLVAQASDREHVPSCSQPQTSTDASYTGKDPGLGGRWPPEIRQMLDSRGGFCCRRGGTPVSR; from the exons atgtctgtgactaCACTCTCGCTGctccacctcttattacag attgaacaggatccagggggaagtaccaagcctgtcccatcggccatcctgtgtgtcatgtcctgtgacccagtagatgctcagcac cctccagctgaagaaacagattgccttaggtacatcaaaggtgaggacacctactatccccatggagcccaggtggggctgggagtctgctgtttgtacagccggtgggctcgtgttgctttgggcatccctgtgcctgaattcctgcagtacactcggtg cctgtttcctaatctgcaaaactggaatgatgttaaccatcccgcag tgcattccatggtgcatcctcacctagaattgagtggaagcaagtccatctcagaagggacatacctGAAGAGGAATGGcattccagactctgaagggcagagaaagcaccagcctgggttagagaaag agaacagcatctctgagcccgtcctgggtgacctcacagagatcaccctagtggcccaggctagtgaccgggaacatgtaccttcctgcagccaaccccagacgtccactgatgcctcatatactggcaaagat cctggcctgggggggcgatggccgccggagattcgccagatgttggactccag gggcggcttctgctgccgtagaggcgggacgccggtctccag gtga